GCCGGCCGGGTGGTCGTCGATGCGCTCGGTCCACTTGGCGGCGACGCGGGCGCTGGTGTTGCGGCGTGCCTTCTCCGCGGCCGCCCCGAACTCGTCGGCGAGGTCCTCGGCCCGCACGTCGGACGAGACGTCCTCGTCGCCGAGCGCGGTCCACGACCGCAGGAACGGTGCGGTACCGAGCCGGCGCACGACGCGCCGGTAGGACTTCACCGAGTCCTCGGCCGCGTCCTGGCAGTCCTTTTCGGACACACCGCCCGCGCGCCCGGCCAGGACCAGGCTGGCGGCGAGGCGCTTGAGGTCCCACTCCCACGGGCCGCGCACGGTTTCGTCGAAGTCGTTGACGTCCATCACGATCCGCCCGTCCGGCGTGCCGTACAGGCCGAAGTTCGCGGCGTGCGCGTCACCGCAGATCTGGGCGGAAAGCCCGCTGTGCGGTGTTCCGGCGAGGTCGGCGGCCATCAGCCCGGCCGCGCCGCGGAAGAACGCGAACGGCGACACGATCATGCGCCCGATCCGCAGCGGGATCAACTCGTCGAGGCGTCCGTCGTTGCCCGCGTCGACGAACTCGACGACGCCCGGCCGGTGCGCGCCCTTCGCGTCGTGGTCGTGCACCGCCGGCGGGGTGCGCGCGGCCAGTTCGCGTCCGCGCGCGTGGAGTTCCGCCGGGTCGCTCACCTCGCCCGGCACCAGGGCCCGTTCCATCCCCGCCTCCTCCCGCCGTCTGCACCGTCCGCACAGTCTGCACAACGTACGGCGGGTGCCGGAGGTTTCTGGGACTGGCTCACCGGGCGGTGACGCGCCCCGGTGCGTGCGGTCAGCGGGTCAGGACGCCGGCGAGGATGTCCAGGCCGCGGTCGAGGTCCGCCTCCGCGATCGTCAGCGGCGGGGCCAGGCGGAGGGTGGCGCCGTGGGTTTCCTTGGCCAGCAGGCCCTTCTCCGCGAGCGCCGCGCATGCCTCGCGGCCGCTCAGGCCGCCCGGGGTGATGTCGATGCCGGCCCACAGGCCGCGTCCGCGCACCTCGGCCAGGCCGTGGCCGACCAGTTCGCCGAGCCGGGCGTGCATCCGCGCCCCGAGCTCGGCGGACCGCTGCTGGAACTCGCCGGTCGACAACAACGTGATCACCGCCCGGCCGACCGCGCAGGCCAGCGGGTTCCCGCCGAACGTGGACCCGTGCTCGCCGGGCTTGAGGACCCCCAGCACGTCGCGGCGCCCCACCACCGCGGACAGCGGCACGATGCCGCCGCCCAGCGCCTTGCCCAGCGTGTACAGGTCGGCCCGCACGCCGGCGTGCTCCAGCGCCAGCAGCGCGCCGGTGCGGGCCAGCCCGGACTGGATCTCGTCGGCGATCAGCAGCACGCCGGCCTCGTCGCACAGCCGCCGCGCCTCCGCCAGGTAGCCCTCCGGCGGCACCAGCACCCCGGCCTCGCCCTGGATCGGCTCGAGCAGGACTGCCGCGGTGCGCTCGGTGATCGCGTCCCGCAACGCCGCCGCGTCGCCGTACTTCACCACGGTGAACCCCGGCGTGTAGGGCCCGAACCCGGCCCGCGCGGTCTCGTCCGTGGAGAACGAGATGATCGTGGTGGTGCGCCCGTGGAAGTTCGATCCGGCGACCACGATCTCCGCCCGGCCGTCCGGTACGCCCTTGACCTCGTAGGCCCACTTGCGGGCGATCTTCAGCGCAGACTCCACCGCCTCCGCACCGGAATTCATCGGCAGGACCATCTCGGTGCCGGTCAGCTCCGCCAGCTCGCGGCAGAACGAACCCAGCTGGTCGTGGTGGAACGCGCGCGAGGTCAGCGTGACCCGCCCCAGCTGCTCCTGCGCGGCGGCGATCAGCGCCGGATGGCGGTGCCCGAAGTTCAGCGCGGAGTAGGCGGACAGGAAGTCGAGGTAGCGGCGGCCCTCGACGTCGGTCACCCAGGCGCCCTCGGCCTCGGCGATCACGACGGGCAGCGGGTGGTAGTTGTGCGTGCTCCAGCGCTCGTCGAGCGCGATGAACTCGGCCGCGGAGGTCGTCATGCCACTCAGGTTAAGGGCAGCCGGAGGTGGGAATCATCCGTTGATCGTTGCTGGCACGAGCTGATCGTTGCGCAGTTACCCGCGATACCGGTGGTTCGTTGCGCCCGGAGCGAGGGCAGGGAGGCCCGCGTCAGTCGCGGCGTCTGCCAGGCGGTCGTCATAGGTGACGAAGCCGTCGAGTGGCTCCTCGCTGAGGAGTTCGATGGCCGGACGTGTCGCCGGGTTACGCGCTCAGCGCCGATCTTCGTCGCGTTCACGGAGGTCACGGAGAGCGTCGCCGAGCCGGTCGCTGCCGTCGCCCGCATGCATGCGCGGGCGGTACCCGGGACGGGTGGCGCGCTGCGCGCGGCCGGAAGTGAGCAACTTCGCCATGACCGGGCTCGTGTGGTGCCGCGGCTCCCGCAACTCCACGCGGTCGTCGTCTCGAGCCGTCATGCTACGAACGTATCGGAGAATTGTGGCCACTTCTCACGGCGTCAGGATCTCGTCCCACGCGCGGACGTACCAGTTCCGCACCACCCCGTGGCGCACGAAGGGATCCCCGCCGGCGAACTCCTCCGCGGCCTCCCGTGTCCGGAACACGCTGAGCGCACCGTTGCGCTCCGGATCTTCGAGCGGGCCGACGAGCAGCAGGTCGCCACGGGCGTGGAACTCACGGAGCCGCGCGGAGTGGCCGGCCATGTGCGGGGCGCCGCGTTCGACGACGTTGTCGGCGGGCTCGTAGAACAGCAGGTACTTCATGCCGCCCCCGCCGCTTCCGCCGCGAACCGGCCGAGGATGTGCGCCCAGCCCTCGGTGAACGCGCCGCCGGCGTAACCACCGTCGCGGGCGCAGGCGGCGCGGAGCTGGTCGTCGTCCAGGGCCTCCCAGCCGCGGTGCTCGACCGCGACCCGGGTCAACCCCGGCCCGAGCGCCCGGAAGGTCAGCTCCACCTCGGTCGGCGCCGGGGTGACCAGCCAGGTCATGGTGAACCGCTCGGGGGGCTCCCACGCCAGAACCTCGCCCCAGTCGTGCTCGGTGCCGTCCTCCCACGTCTCGTAGACCCGGCCGCCGGGCCGGCGTTCGAAGGTCACGTCCCGCACCCGGTCGCGGCCGCGCGAAAAGGGCTCGACCGGCCACCACACGCCGATCGTCCGGACGAACGTGTCGAAGGTGTGCGCGGCGTCGCTGCGCACCAGGGTCGCCTGCCGCACCGGCGGGCGGCTCAGGATCCCGGTCATGCCGATCCTCTCGCCGTGTCGTGTTCGCCGATCCCCCGCTCAGCTTCGACCAGCCGCCGGGCCGTGTCGAGGGATGAGGCCCACATGTCGTCGAGGAAGCGCCGCAGGCCGGCGAGCCCGTCCGGCCGCGCCCGGTAGAGCCGGCGCGTGCCGACGCGGCGCTCGTCGAGCAGGCCCGCGTTCTTCAGGATGGTGAGGTGCTGGCTGACCGCCGTGCGGCTCACGTCGAACGACTCCGCGATCTCGCCGGCGGCCAGCTCGTCGTGCGCGACCAGCCGGAGGATCGCCCGCCGTCTCGGCTCCGCGAGTGCCCGCAGCGCCTCGTCCGTCCGCTCGTCCTCCGTCATGCCCGCTCCTACGCCCAGAGTCCGACCGGGTTGCCGTCCGGGTCGGTGAAGATCGCGAACCGCCCGAAGTCGCCGGGCAGGTCGGTCGGCGGCACCAGCCGCTTCCCGCCCAGCTGCTCCGCCCGGTCCAGGTACGCGTCGAGGTCGTCGACCCGCAGGTAGATCTTGACTCCGGTGTCACCGGGTGCGGTCGACGGCCCGATGCCGCCGCCGATGCCGCCGCCCGTGTCGACGAGCGCGTAGCCGCCCATCGCGGGATCGGCGCTGACCTGCCAGTCGAACAGCTCGGCGTAGAACGTCCTGGCCCGTTCCGCGTTCGCGCTGATCACTTCGAAGAACGCCACCTGCTGACCCATGACTGCTCCCTTCTGTCAGGAAAAGCTAACGTTAGTGGTCGCTGACAGAAGAAGTCAACCAGCGCTCGCCAAGACGGGCCGCGGTTTGACAGAGTGCGAGGCGTGACCGACGAGCACTCCTTCCTGCGCATGCAAGCCCGCACCCAGCGCTTCACCCTGGGCACCCCGCGCGAGTTCCGCGTCGCCCCGGACGGGGGGCGGCTGCTGTTCCTGCGGTCGGAATCCGGCACCGACCGGCGCAACAGCCTGTGGGAACTGGACCTGACCGAGGGCACCGAGACCAAGATCGTGGATGCCGCCGAGCTGCTGCCCGGGGAGGAGGAGCTGCCCCCCGAGGAGCGCGCGCGCCGCGAGCGGATGCGGGAGAGCGCGGGCGGCGTGGTCGGCTACGCCGTCGACGACGAGTTCCGCGTGGCCGCGTTCTCGCTGTCCGGCAAGCTCTACACCGTCGACCTGGGCACGCGCGAGGTGCGGGAACTGGTCGGCGGCGCGGTCGTCGACCCCCGTCCCGACCCGACCGGCACGCACGTCGCCTACGTCCGGGACCGCGCGCTGCGGGTCGTCGACCTCACCACGGGCGAGGACACCGTGATCGCGGGCGAGAACGGCGACGACGGCGACGATGTCGCCTGGGGGCTCGCGGAGTTCATCGCCGCCGAGGAGCTCGGCCGTGCCCGGGGCTACTGGTGGTCGCCGGACGGCACCACCTTGCTCGTCGAACGCACCGACCGGGCGAACGTGCCGCGCTGGACGATCTCCGACCCCGCGCACCCCGAGGCCGGCGCGAACACCGTCGCCTACCCCGCGGCCGGCACCACGAACGTCGACGTCTCGCTGTCCTTCTTCGGCCTCGACGGCACCCGCGTGGACGTCGAGCGCGGCGACTGGGAGTACCTGGTCGCGGTGCACTGGTCGGCCGGCGGTCCGCCGCTGATCGCGGTGCAGCCCCGGGACCAGCGCGAACTCGCGATCCACGCGGTGGACCCGGCGGACGGCTCGACGAAGCTGCTGCACACCGAGACCGACCCGCACTGGGTCGAGATCGTCCCGGGCGTGCCGGCGTGGACCGCGGACGGACGGCTGGTGCACGTCAGCGCCGCCGACGGCAGCTACCGCCTGGTGATCGACGGCGACCCGGTGACCGAGCCCGGTCTGCAGGTCCGCTCGGTGCTGCACGTCGGCGCGGAGGTGCTGTTCAGCGCCTCGGCGGAGGACCCGACGCAGATCCACGTCTACCGCACCGGGCCGGACGGCGTGACCCGCCTGTCCGACGGCGACGGTGTGCACGTCGGCGCGGGCACCGCCGACATCACCGTGCTCTCGTCGTGGAGCCTGCGCCACAGCGGCCCGGAGGTCACGGTGCTGCGCAACGGCCGTCCGCTCGCGCAGGTGCGGTCCCACCCGGCCGATCCCGGCCTGGTGCCCGACCCGCGGTGGCTCACCGTGGGCGAGCGCGGGCTGCGTGCCGCGCTGCTGCTGCCCACCGGGTACCGGCCCGCGGACGGCAAGCTCCCGGTTCTGCTCGACCCCTACGGCGGACCGCACGCCCAGCGGGTGCTGCAGAGCCGCAACGCGTTCCTGACTTCGCAGTGGCTGGCCGACCAGGGCTTCGCGGTCCTGGTCGCGGACGGTCGCGGTACCCCGGGCCGCGGGCCGGCGTGGGAGAAGGAGATCGCGCGGGACCTGGCCGGGGTCACGCTCGCCGACCAGGTGGACGCGCTGCACGCGGTCGCCGCCGAGCACCCCGAGCTCGACCTGTCCCGGGTGGCCATCCGCGGCTGGTCCTACGGCGGTTACCTGTCCGCGCTGGCCGTGCTGCGCCGCCCGGACGTCTTCCACGCGGCCGTCGCGGGCGCCCCGGTCACCGACTGGTCCCTCTACGACACCCACTACACCGAGCGCTACCTGGGCCTGCCGGAGCAGGACGCGGACTGCTACGAGCGCAACTCGCTGATCGCGGACGCACCGGGCCTGCGCCGCGCGCTGCTGATCGTGCACGGTCTCGCCGACGACAACGTGTTCGTCGCGCACGCGCTGCGGCTGTCCGCGGCGCTGCTGGCCGCCGGCCGGCCGCACGTCTTCCTGCCGCTGGTCGGTGCCACGCACATGACGCCGCAGGCCGAAGAGGTCGCGGAGAACCTGATGCGGGTCCAGGTCGACTGGATCCGCCGAGAGCTGGAGGCTGCTGCGCGATGAAGCGCTGGGGTATCACGATTCCGCTGACCGGGGTGCCGCTGGCCGCGCACCGTGAGCTGATCGAGCGGCTGCCCGCGCTCGGCTACACCGACGCCTGGTCCGCCGAAACCGCGGGGACGGACGCGTTCTCGCCGCTGCTGCTGGCCGCGCAGTGGGCGCCGGAGCTGCGGCTGGGCACGGCGATCGTGCCGGTGTACACGCGCGGCCCCGGCCTGCTGGCGATGTCCGCGGCGACGCTGGCCGAGGCCGCGCCCGGCCGGTTCGTGCTCGGCATCGGCGCGTCCTCGCCGGTCATCGTGCAGAACTGGAACGCCACCGAGTTCGCCAAGCCGTTCGCCCGCACCCGCGACACCCTGCGGTTCCTGCGTGCGGCGCTGGCGGGGGAGAAGGTGACGGCGGAGTACGAGACCTTCTCGGTGAGCCGGTTCCGGCTGGAACGGGCACCGGAACCGGCGCCGCCGATCATGCTCGCCGCGTTGCGGCCGGGGATGCTGAAGCTGGCCGCCACGGAGGCCGACGGCGCCATCACGAACTGGCTCTCGCCGTCGGACGTGCGGCAGGTGCGGGCCGAGGTCGGGCCGGACACCGAACTCGCGGCCCGGATCTTCGTCTGTCCCACCACCGATCGCGATGCGGCGCGCGGGCTCGGCCGGATGATGATCAGCAGCTACCTGACCGTGCCGGTGTACGCCGCGTTCCACGAGTGGCTGGGCCGCGGCGAGGTGCTCGCGCCGATGCACGAGGCGTGGCGCGCGGGCGACCGCAAGCGGGCGAACGAGGTCATCCCGGACGAGGTGGTCGACGATCTGATCGTGCACGGCAGCCCCGCGGAGTGCCGGGAAAAAGTGCAGTCCTATGTGGACAACGGGCTGACCACCCCGGTGATCGCGCTGCTGCCCACCGGCGAGGACCCGGTGCGGCAGGTCGAGGCGCTCGCCCCGGCCCGGGGATGACCCCGTTGGCGGCATGACGTGCGCTCCGCGGCCGGGCACTGTAGGAGGAACGTGCCTGCCCGGGGTGTGCCCGCGCGCACCGTGTCCGTATGGTGGCTTAGCGTAGGCATACCTAAGGAGTGGTGAGTGGGCGAGACGATGCCGGAAAGCGTCGCGCTGGCCGGCGGCCCGGAGGGGCACCGGCGACTGGCCGAGCTGATCCCGTTGGTCCTCGACGGGCTGGCCGCGGGAACCGCCGAGCGCGGCGGAGCGGCCCCGGCCGGCGGCCCGGCCGCCGTAGCGGCGGGGCTGGCGGCGCTGACCGGGGCGCGACCCCTGGCCGGGGCCACCGGGGTCGGCGCGGCGCAAGCGCTTACCGAGCTGTCCCGGC
The sequence above is a segment of the Amycolatopsis viridis genome. Coding sequences within it:
- a CDS encoding DUF2252 domain-containing protein translates to MERALVPGEVSDPAELHARGRELAARTPPAVHDHDAKGAHRPGVVEFVDAGNDGRLDELIPLRIGRMIVSPFAFFRGAAGLMAADLAGTPHSGLSAQICGDAHAANFGLYGTPDGRIVMDVNDFDETVRGPWEWDLKRLAASLVLAGRAGGVSEKDCQDAAEDSVKSYRRVVRRLGTAPFLRSWTALGDEDVSSDVRAEDLADEFGAAAEKARRNTSARVAAKWTERIDDHPAGLSRHRFVSDLVDPPVLRRVDEATAGAVADSLVSYVHTLRESRRNLIARYRIADVAFRVVGTGSVGLRSYLVLLHGNTDEDLVLQVKEARPSALTPYLPEHRTEHEGQRIVHGTRLVQAESDILLGWTTIAGRPFIVRQFRNHKGSIEPTELSGTDLDDYGRLAGALLARAHIRSIHPRLLAGYLDGDDRLDEAIGRFAVRYADQTEADHAELVRAVEQGRLPVARGDR
- the rocD gene encoding ornithine--oxo-acid transaminase, giving the protein MTTSAAEFIALDERWSTHNYHPLPVVIAEAEGAWVTDVEGRRYLDFLSAYSALNFGHRHPALIAAAQEQLGRVTLTSRAFHHDQLGSFCRELAELTGTEMVLPMNSGAEAVESALKIARKWAYEVKGVPDGRAEIVVAGSNFHGRTTTIISFSTDETARAGFGPYTPGFTVVKYGDAAALRDAITERTAAVLLEPIQGEAGVLVPPEGYLAEARRLCDEAGVLLIADEIQSGLARTGALLALEHAGVRADLYTLGKALGGGIVPLSAVVGRRDVLGVLKPGEHGSTFGGNPLACAVGRAVITLLSTGEFQQRSAELGARMHARLGELVGHGLAEVRGRGLWAGIDITPGGLSGREACAALAEKGLLAKETHGATLRLAPPLTIAEADLDRGLDILAGVLTR
- a CDS encoding YciI family protein, whose translation is MKYLLFYEPADNVVERGAPHMAGHSARLREFHARGDLLLVGPLEDPERNGALSVFRTREAAEEFAGGDPFVRHGVVRNWYVRAWDEILTP
- a CDS encoding SRPBCC domain-containing protein, encoding MTGILSRPPVRQATLVRSDAAHTFDTFVRTIGVWWPVEPFSRGRDRVRDVTFERRPGGRVYETWEDGTEHDWGEVLAWEPPERFTMTWLVTPAPTEVELTFRALGPGLTRVAVEHRGWEALDDDQLRAACARDGGYAGGAFTEGWAHILGRFAAEAAGAA
- a CDS encoding ArsR/SmtB family transcription factor, with translation MTEDERTDEALRALAEPRRRAILRLVAHDELAAGEIAESFDVSRTAVSQHLTILKNAGLLDERRVGTRRLYRARPDGLAGLRRFLDDMWASSLDTARRLVEAERGIGEHDTARGSA
- a CDS encoding VOC family protein, with amino-acid sequence MGQQVAFFEVISANAERARTFYAELFDWQVSADPAMGGYALVDTGGGIGGGIGPSTAPGDTGVKIYLRVDDLDAYLDRAEQLGGKRLVPPTDLPGDFGRFAIFTDPDGNPVGLWA
- a CDS encoding S9 family peptidase, coding for MTDEHSFLRMQARTQRFTLGTPREFRVAPDGGRLLFLRSESGTDRRNSLWELDLTEGTETKIVDAAELLPGEEELPPEERARRERMRESAGGVVGYAVDDEFRVAAFSLSGKLYTVDLGTREVRELVGGAVVDPRPDPTGTHVAYVRDRALRVVDLTTGEDTVIAGENGDDGDDVAWGLAEFIAAEELGRARGYWWSPDGTTLLVERTDRANVPRWTISDPAHPEAGANTVAYPAAGTTNVDVSLSFFGLDGTRVDVERGDWEYLVAVHWSAGGPPLIAVQPRDQRELAIHAVDPADGSTKLLHTETDPHWVEIVPGVPAWTADGRLVHVSAADGSYRLVIDGDPVTEPGLQVRSVLHVGAEVLFSASAEDPTQIHVYRTGPDGVTRLSDGDGVHVGAGTADITVLSSWSLRHSGPEVTVLRNGRPLAQVRSHPADPGLVPDPRWLTVGERGLRAALLLPTGYRPADGKLPVLLDPYGGPHAQRVLQSRNAFLTSQWLADQGFAVLVADGRGTPGRGPAWEKEIARDLAGVTLADQVDALHAVAAEHPELDLSRVAIRGWSYGGYLSALAVLRRPDVFHAAVAGAPVTDWSLYDTHYTERYLGLPEQDADCYERNSLIADAPGLRRALLIVHGLADDNVFVAHALRLSAALLAAGRPHVFLPLVGATHMTPQAEEVAENLMRVQVDWIRRELEAAAR
- a CDS encoding LLM class F420-dependent oxidoreductase, translating into MKRWGITIPLTGVPLAAHRELIERLPALGYTDAWSAETAGTDAFSPLLLAAQWAPELRLGTAIVPVYTRGPGLLAMSAATLAEAAPGRFVLGIGASSPVIVQNWNATEFAKPFARTRDTLRFLRAALAGEKVTAEYETFSVSRFRLERAPEPAPPIMLAALRPGMLKLAATEADGAITNWLSPSDVRQVRAEVGPDTELAARIFVCPTTDRDAARGLGRMMISSYLTVPVYAAFHEWLGRGEVLAPMHEAWRAGDRKRANEVIPDEVVDDLIVHGSPAECREKVQSYVDNGLTTPVIALLPTGEDPVRQVEALAPARG